The following proteins are encoded in a genomic region of Streptococcus cristatus AS 1.3089:
- the mutY gene encoding A/G-specific adenine glycosylase, with amino-acid sequence MLDLKNFGIEMWEEEKIASFRKKLLTWYDENKRDLPWRRTNNPYHIWVSEIMLQQTRVDTVIPYYERFLDWFPTVADLAHAPEERLLKAWEGLGYYSRVRNMQKAAQQIMTDFDGKFPDNYEEIASLKGIGPYTAGAIASIAFGLPEPAVDGNVMRVLSRLFEVDLDIGQPSNRKVFQAMMEILIDPDRPGDFNQALMDLGSDIEAPINPHPEDSPVKEFSAAYLHGTMDKYPIKAPKKKPVPVYLQGLIIENEQGQFLLEKNEAAGLLSGFWHFPLIEVEEFQSDNQMSLFEVAENQPNLDLSPQESFEQDYELIVDWQQQSFPKVQHVFSHRKWHIQLAYGRVKDSQHEAEGEVLWLDPEEFGKYPFAKPQQKMWEAFRNVKDGN; translated from the coding sequence ATGTTAGATTTAAAAAATTTTGGAATTGAAATGTGGGAAGAGGAAAAAATTGCCTCTTTTCGCAAGAAATTATTGACTTGGTATGATGAAAACAAACGCGACCTGCCTTGGCGCCGAACAAACAATCCATATCATATCTGGGTTTCTGAGATTATGTTGCAGCAAACACGTGTGGATACCGTGATTCCTTACTATGAGCGTTTTCTTGACTGGTTCCCGACAGTAGCTGATTTAGCACATGCGCCAGAGGAGAGATTGCTCAAGGCTTGGGAAGGGTTGGGCTATTATTCACGGGTGCGAAATATGCAAAAAGCAGCCCAGCAGATAATGACGGATTTTGATGGAAAATTTCCTGATAACTATGAGGAAATTGCTAGCCTCAAAGGAATTGGACCTTATACGGCTGGCGCCATTGCTAGTATTGCCTTTGGCCTTCCTGAACCCGCGGTGGATGGAAATGTCATGCGGGTGCTGAGTCGATTGTTTGAGGTTGATTTAGATATTGGCCAACCTAGCAATCGTAAGGTTTTTCAGGCTATGATGGAGATTTTGATTGATCCAGACAGACCTGGAGATTTCAATCAGGCGTTGATGGATTTGGGATCGGATATTGAAGCTCCTATTAATCCTCATCCAGAAGACAGTCCTGTAAAAGAGTTCAGCGCAGCTTATTTGCACGGAACAATGGATAAATATCCAATTAAAGCACCTAAAAAGAAGCCAGTTCCGGTCTATTTGCAGGGCTTGATTATCGAAAACGAGCAAGGACAGTTCTTGCTTGAAAAGAATGAAGCTGCTGGCTTGCTATCAGGTTTTTGGCATTTTCCCTTGATTGAAGTCGAGGAATTTCAATCAGATAATCAGATGTCTCTCTTTGAGGTGGCTGAAAATCAGCCCAATCTGGACTTGTCTCCTCAAGAAAGCTTTGAGCAGGATTATGAGTTGATTGTCGATTGGCAGCAACAGTCCTTTCCGAAGGTGCAGCATGTTTTCAGTCATCGTAAGTGGCATATCCAGCTGGCTTATGGTCGAGTCAAAGATAGCCAGCACGAAGCTGAGGGAGAGGTCTTGTGGCTTGATCCAGAAGAATTTGGCAAGTACCCCTTTGCCAAGCCCCAGCAGAAGATGTGGGAGGCTTTTAGGAACGTAAAAGATGGAAACTAA